The genomic region TGTCGGGCCTCCGTTTCGCGGTGCGCGCACTGGCCTGGCTGCGGTGTCTGCCGCCCGGACACGGCCTCGGCCTGCGCAGTCTGCTGCCGGCGTTCGTGGCCGGCGACGCGGTCGCCAACCTGACCCCGCTGAGTCTCGTCGCCGGCGAGCCGGTCAAGGTGCTGTACCTCCGGGACCGCGCGCCCCTCGGCCGCACGGTTCCGGCACTGGCGGTCGAGACGCTCTTCTACACCCTGTCGGTGGTCGTCGTGGTCGGCGCCGGCGCGGTCGCGCTCGTGATGATGGTCCAGCCGCCGGCATCCGAATGGCTGCTCTACGGCCTGCCTCTGGCGACCCTCGTGCTGTTCGTGGCGGGCGCGCACTGGCTCATCTGGAATCGCGTCCGGGCCGCCAGCGCGCCGCTCCGCTGGCTCGCCCGGCGCGGCGTGGCGACCGCGTTGCTCGAGCGGGCCGCGGATCGCGCCCGGAACGCGGAGTCCCGCATCCACCGCGACTACCCGCGGACGTGGTCCCACGTGCTGCTGGTGGCCTCACTCGAGATGTCGTTCCATGCCCTGGCCGTCGCCGAAGCGTTCGTCGTGCTCTCGGTCATCGGAGCCCGAGCCCCCACGCTCGTGGAGGTCTTCGTGTTCGAAGCCGCGAACCGCTTCGTCAACGTGATCTTCAAGGTGGTCCCGCTACGCATCGGCGTCGACCAGGCCGGCACCGCGGCGGTAGCGACATTGTTGGGGTTCGGCGAGACCACCGGCGTCACGCTGGCGACCACGCGCACGGCGCGCATGCTCGTCTGGATGGCCGCCGGCCTAGCGGTGCTGGCGCGCCGCGGACTCTCCCCACGCAGACTCGCGGCCGAGAAGCGGGAACCCGCGGCGGTAGCGGTCATGGCGCGCTCGCCCGCCGGCGCCCGGGCGCCGAAGAGCCGCCTCCGGCAGGCGGTACCCGCGGAAGCGGACCGGCGGCGGCTCTACGCGGCCTTCCTGGCGGACACCGTGGCGATCCGCGGCGCCCTGCCGGACGTCGCCTGGCGCGTCGCCTACGCGCCCGGCGCCGAAGCCGACGGATTCGCCCCGCTCGGCATCGACCGGACCCTGCTGCTTCCCCAGCGCGGGGACGACCTTGGCGCGCGGGAACGCAATCTGTTCGAGGATCTCTTCGCGGCCGGCTTCACCAGGGTAGTGCTCATCGGATCGGACCTGCCGACGTTGCCCGCCGAACACGTCGCCGACGCGCTGGCGCGACTGAGACCCGGAACCGTGACGCTGGGCCCCGCCGCCGACGGCGGCTATTACCTGATCGGCCTGACCGCTCCCGATTCGGGCGACGCCGTTCCGGATCTGTTCACCGGCGTCCGCTGGGGAACGTCCTCGGCATTCGAGGATACGGTGCGCGCCGCCGCCCGGTCCGGAATCGCAGTGGAGCGGATCGCGGGGTGGTACGACGTCGACGACGCGGATGACATGGAGCGCCTGCGGCGCGAGGTCGGTCCGGCCAGCGAGGAGACCCGCGCGCCGGCGACCGCCCGCGTGCTGGAACGTCTGACCGCAGAAGAGGCATTGTCACGGACCCCGACGGGGCGCAGCGACGACCGCGACTGATCCGGCCACCGCCTCCTACAGGTCGCGCCGGCCCTCCATCGCCTTGTGGATCGTCACGTCGTCGGCGTACTCGATGTCGCTGCCGACCGGCAGCCCCATCGCTATCCGGGTGACGCGCACGCCGAGCGGTTTCAGCAGCTTCGCCAGATAGATGGCCGTCGCCTCGCCCTCGACGTTGGGATTCGTCGCCAGGATGACCTCGGCGACCTCGCCGCGGCCGACGCGATCGAGCAGGCTCTTGATGCGCAGTTCGTCGGGGCCGACGCCCTGCAACGGCGACAGCGCTCCCATCAGCACGTGGTAGGCGCCGTTGAACTCCTTCGTCCGCTCCACCGCGGCCACGTTGTGGGGATCTTCCACGACACAGATGACGCTGCGGTCGCGGCCGTCGTGCGTGCAGTAGTAGCAGGGGTCGGCGTCGGTGATGTTGTGGCAGACCGAGCAGTAGGTGATCCGCTCCTTGACATCCCGGATGGCCCCGACCAGCGCCTCCACGTCGTCACGCGGCTGGCGCAGCAGATGAAACGCGAGCCGCTGGGCGCCCTTGGCCCCGATGCCCGGCAACCGTTGAAGCTGGTCCACCAGCGCCTGGAGCGGTCCGAGCTCGGTCATCCACCAAATCCCGGAATCCGCAGGCCGCCCATCATGCCGCCCATCCGGCCGGCTACCTCCTCGTCGACCTTGCGTTGCGCGTCGTTGACCGCCGCCACGATGAGATCCTGGAGCATCTCGACGTCGTCCGCGGAGACGACCTCGGGATCGATCGTGACCGCCCGCAACTGCTTGACGCCGTTCATGACGACGGTCACCATGCCGCCGCCGGCCGTTGCCTCCACCTCCGTGGCGGCGAGCTCACGCTGCAGGCGTTCCTGCATTTCCTGGGCCTGCTTCATCATCTGTTGGATGTTCATCAGATCTTCTCGACGGCGGTGATTTCCGCCGGAAACAGCTCCAGCATCGCCTTGACGACGCTGTCGCCGAGCGCCCGCGCGCGCAACTCGGCCGCCGGGCCGTCCGCGGCCGGGGGATGGTCACCCGCCGCCTGCTTCTCCCCGGCCACCGCACCCGTCCCGCCGGCGCCCCCCGGAGACGCGACCGTGCCGCCCTGCGCCTCTGCAACCGGCGCCTCGGCGGCCTGCTCCTGCACCACTTCGACCGTCAGCCGCCGCCCGACCACCCGTGCGCACAACGTCTCGATCCATTCCCGCTTCGCTCTCAGTTGAGCGGCCAGGGTCTGCCGCGCCGGGGGGAAGGCGAAGACGAGGCGATCCTCCACGATCTCGATCCGTTGCGCCTGAGAGGCGACCGTCCCGTAGAAGAACCGGCTGGCCTGCCTGATCTCCGCCAACAGCCTGTCCGTCGCGTCGGCCTCCCCCGAACCGGCGGCGGGGGCGGGAGTCGGCGCGGCGGGCGTACGAGCCAGGCTGGGCGCTCCCGGGGAGGAGGCCGCACCGAGCGGCATGCTCGGCGTCTCCGGATCCGTGCGCACGGCCTCGACGCCGTTCGGCGCCGCCTGCGCTCCTCCAGCCATCCGCGAACCGCCCTGCGCCGGCTCGGACGGAGACGAGACGTGTTCCCGGCCCCCCGGCGCCCCGTCTGCCACGCGTTCCGCCGAAAGGGCCGCGGACGCCCGCCGCGGCGCGGGCTTCGGGCGCGGCTTCCGCTGCGGGCCGGCGGATGACGCCCCGGCGGACGCCGAAGCGCCGCGCCCCTGCAGCAAGTCGGTGAGCGGCACCAGCTTGCGCAGGTGCATCCAGCGGAGCAGAGCCATCTCGAGGTGGTAACGCGGCTGCATCGCGGTCCGGATCTCCACCTCGGCGCGAGCCATGGCGTCGAAACCGCGGAGCAGATCCTCGCGTGAGAACCGCCGCGCGAGCGCAACCAGCCGTTCGCGCTCGCCCTCCCCGGCAATCTCCGGATCGGCGGCCCGCGCCGCGTCTATCGACAGGACGAGCAGGTCGCGCACCGCACGCGAGAGCTCGCGGCAGACCAGCCGCAGATCGTAGCCCGCCTCGACGAACCGTCCGGCGAGATCGAACACCGCGGCCGCATCCTCGTCGGCGACGGCGGCAACCGCGTCGAGAACGGGGTCTCGTCCGATGAGGCCGAGCACGGTCGAGACGTCGTCGACCCCTATCGTCCGGCCGGCGAAGGCGATCACCTGATCGAAGGCGCTCTGGGCGTCGCGCATGCTGCCGTCGGCCGCGCGCGCGACGAGCCCCAATGCCGCGTCGTCGACGACGATCGACTCGGCGTCCGCGATCATCCGCAACTGTTCGGCGATCTGCTGCCGGCCGATGGTTCGCAGCTCGTAGACCTGCGACCGCGACAGGATGGTCTCCGGGATCTTCTCGAGCTGCGTCGTCGCCATCATGAACACGACGTGCGGCGGCGGCTCCTCGATCGACTTGAGCAGCGCGTTGAACGAGTGGCTGGAGAGCTGGTGAACCTCGTCGATGATGTAGACCTTGTAGCGGTTTCGGACCGGGGCCATCGCCAGCCCGGCGATGATCACCTCGCGAATGTTGTCCACCTGGGTGTGGGTGGCGGCGTCGATCTCCAGAACGTCGATGTCGCGCCCCTCGGCGATCTCCACGCACGCGTCGCACGTCCCGCACGGGTCCGGCGTCGGCCCCTTCGTGCAGTTCAACGCGCGGGCGAGGATGCGCGCGGTCGTCGTCTTTCCCACGCCGCGGGGGCCGGCGAACACGAACGCCTGGGCAAGCCGCCCCTGGGCCAGCGCGTTGCGCAGCGTCTTCGTGGCGGCCTGCTGGCCGACGACGTCATCGAACCGCTGCGGCCGGTACTTTCGTGCGAGAACCTGGTAGGCCATCCGTCGCCAAGCGCTCGTTGGGCGCGGCCGCGAGCGGTGGAAGACCGGCGGACTGCGGACACGGGTCCCACCGCGGCCCGGAAGAGCCTGCGGCACATGTCAGTGGCTACTTAGCGCTGCTGCCTTCCGGCCCTGACGCGGTTCGTAGGCTGAAATTGCACAGGTTCCGAGCCGCGGCGCGACCCGTCACCACGCGCGGAAACCCCAGTGTACGCCGCCTGCGGAGTTCGATCAACCGTGTGGGAGCCCGGACTGGCGTGAGCCGCGGAGCGCCTGAAGCCCACTCCCGCCGCCAAATGGAGCGAACGCGAAATTTGGCGGAGAGAGTGGGATTCGAACCCACGGTAGGAGGATTACCCCTACACACGCTTTCCAAGCGTGCTCCTTCAACCCCTCGGACATCTCTCCGCGTGCACCGGCGCCCGATGCCGTTGACAGTCTACCAGTCCGGCCGATGATCCGGGCAGCGTACCGCGGCGACCGCGCCCGCGTCCGTCAGAATCCCCGGAGGCGCGACGATACGATGACGTCCATCGCGCGGATGTCCTTCCTCCGCATGAGGAGAGTCCTGTACGCGTGGTTGTACGCCTGCAGCATGTAGCCGGCCCGGGTGGTCCGGACCAGCCGGATCAGTCCGCCACCGGAAGCGAGTTGCACGTAGGCCTCGTCGCCGTCCTCCACGCGGCGGCGCGGCGACGCGATCGCGACCGAGTTCGGGCGGTGCGCCGGAATCATCGAGTCGCCGCGGACCTGAATCCCGTAGGCGTTCGGGTCGTGCAGGTCTCCCGGCGGGCACACCCAGCGCACGACGCCGCTCCGCTCTGCCGTCCGGTCGCCCGAAGTGGAGCTCACCGGCGAGGCCTTCCCCTCCTCCACCACCGGAATGCCGGCGGTAGCCGCTGGCTGGGAATCGAGACGCAGGGGTTCGGCACCGGCCATCCCTCCCGCCTCCCGAATCCGGTCGTAGGCCGGATCGACCCCCACGAGCAACTCGTCGACGGAACAGCGCAGCCCCTTCGCGATCTTCACAAGGGTCAGCGTTTCCAGAACCGCGTAGCGATCGTTCTCCCAGTCGGATACCTGCGGCTGCGGGACGCCCAGCAGATCGGCCAGCGCCTTCTGGGTGTGAAGACCGGACTCCCGACGCAGCCGCCTGATGTTCTGGCCGAGCGACACGACGACAGATTATCGCACCGACGGACCCGACGTGAGAACACGTATGCAAGCACAGTCAATCAGTTAAACGCAGAGAGCGCATCGCACCCGTCAGAAGTCCCGTCGACGCGAGTACAGAATCACGTGCATCGCATGAATCTCCTTCGGCCTGACGAAGCGCGCCGGGTAGGCGGGATTGTACGTCTGCAGGATGTAGCCCCCGTGGGCGCCGTACATCAGCCGGACCACGCACTCACCGGACGCAAACCTGACGTACACCTCGTCACCGTCCTGCACCCGGCGGACGGGAGACACGATAGCTAGTGTCCGACAGAAAACCCCGCAAGTGGTTGATTCTACAGGATATCTCTCGAATTTCAAGTGGCGAAGATCGTCCAGATGCCGTATTCTTGGGGAGTGGTTCCTAAGAATCGGCCCATTTCGGTCATATCTTCGCGGCATTGACATCATGAGAGAAGTTCACAGGTCGCAGCTCCAGCTCGGTGAGGTGGCCATCGACAAGATCTGGATCAACCCGAAGTCGCGGGACGATATTCCCGCGGTGTTGAAGGGGCTTCAACACATCTGGTGATCAACGACAATTATTTTTGCCGGTTGGCGAGGACGCGATCGGCCGGTTCG from Acidobacteriota bacterium harbors:
- a CDS encoding DUF2064 domain-containing protein, which codes for MAASRRSVAGRLRSPMNTRPATSGRPSGTVGLLATIGGLGLFGYYLHEAGVGTVAGHIGELGWTFGLVIVLSGLRFAVRALAWLRCLPPGHGLGLRSLLPAFVAGDAVANLTPLSLVAGEPVKVLYLRDRAPLGRTVPALAVETLFYTLSVVVVVGAGAVALVMMVQPPASEWLLYGLPLATLVLFVAGAHWLIWNRVRAASAPLRWLARRGVATALLERAADRARNAESRIHRDYPRTWSHVLLVASLEMSFHALAVAEAFVVLSVIGARAPTLVEVFVFEAANRFVNVIFKVVPLRIGVDQAGTAAVATLLGFGETTGVTLATTRTARMLVWMAAGLAVLARRGLSPRRLAAEKREPAAVAVMARSPAGARAPKSRLRQAVPAEADRRRLYAAFLADTVAIRGALPDVAWRVAYAPGAEADGFAPLGIDRTLLLPQRGDDLGARERNLFEDLFAAGFTRVVLIGSDLPTLPAEHVADALARLRPGTVTLGPAADGGYYLIGLTAPDSGDAVPDLFTGVRWGTSSAFEDTVRAAARSGIAVERIAGWYDVDDADDMERLRREVGPASEETRAPATARVLERLTAEEALSRTPTGRSDDRD
- the recR gene encoding recombination protein RecR, with amino-acid sequence MTELGPLQALVDQLQRLPGIGAKGAQRLAFHLLRQPRDDVEALVGAIRDVKERITYCSVCHNITDADPCYYCTHDGRDRSVICVVEDPHNVAAVERTKEFNGAYHVLMGALSPLQGVGPDELRIKSLLDRVGRGEVAEVILATNPNVEGEATAIYLAKLLKPLGVRVTRIAMGLPVGSDIEYADDVTIHKAMEGRRDL
- a CDS encoding YbaB/EbfC family nucleoid-associated protein → MMNIQQMMKQAQEMQERLQRELAATEVEATAGGGMVTVVMNGVKQLRAVTIDPEVVSADDVEMLQDLIVAAVNDAQRKVDEEVAGRMGGMMGGLRIPGFGG
- the dnaX gene encoding DNA polymerase III subunit gamma/tau: MAYQVLARKYRPQRFDDVVGQQAATKTLRNALAQGRLAQAFVFAGPRGVGKTTTARILARALNCTKGPTPDPCGTCDACVEIAEGRDIDVLEIDAATHTQVDNIREVIIAGLAMAPVRNRYKVYIIDEVHQLSSHSFNALLKSIEEPPPHVVFMMATTQLEKIPETILSRSQVYELRTIGRQQIAEQLRMIADAESIVVDDAALGLVARAADGSMRDAQSAFDQVIAFAGRTIGVDDVSTVLGLIGRDPVLDAVAAVADEDAAAVFDLAGRFVEAGYDLRLVCRELSRAVRDLLVLSIDAARAADPEIAGEGERERLVALARRFSREDLLRGFDAMARAEVEIRTAMQPRYHLEMALLRWMHLRKLVPLTDLLQGRGASASAGASSAGPQRKPRPKPAPRRASAALSAERVADGAPGGREHVSSPSEPAQGGSRMAGGAQAAPNGVEAVRTDPETPSMPLGAASSPGAPSLARTPAAPTPAPAAGSGEADATDRLLAEIRQASRFFYGTVASQAQRIEIVEDRLVFAFPPARQTLAAQLRAKREWIETLCARVVGRRLTVEVVQEQAAEAPVAEAQGGTVASPGGAGGTGAVAGEKQAAGDHPPAADGPAAELRARALGDSVVKAMLELFPAEITAVEKI
- a CDS encoding LexA family transcriptional regulator, with the translated sequence MSLGQNIRRLRRESGLHTQKALADLLGVPQPQVSDWENDRYAVLETLTLVKIAKGLRCSVDELLVGVDPAYDRIREAGGMAGAEPLRLDSQPAATAGIPVVEEGKASPVSSTSGDRTAERSGVVRWVCPPGDLHDPNAYGIQVRGDSMIPAHRPNSVAIASPRRRVEDGDEAYVQLASGGGLIRLVRTTRAGYMLQAYNHAYRTLLMRRKDIRAMDVIVSSRLRGF